The following are from one region of the Streptococcus sp. 1643 genome:
- a CDS encoding beta-N-acetylhexosaminidase, translating to MVRFTGLSPKQTQAIDLLTKHISLPDVEVAVAQSDQASISIKGEVGHYQLTYRKPHQLYRALSLLATALEEGGKVEIEEQAAYEDLAYMADCSRNAVLNVASAKQMIEVLALMGYSTFELYMEDTYQIEGRPYFGYFRGAYSAEELQEIEAYAQQFDMTFVPCIQTLAHLSAFVKWGVKEVQELRDVEDILLIGEEKVYDLIDGMFATLSKLQTRKVNIGMDEAHLVGLGRYLILNGVVDRSLLMCQHLERVLDIADKYGFHCQMWSDMFFKLMSADGQYDRDVEIPEETRVYLDRLKDRVTLVYWDYYQDSEEKYNRNFRNHHKISQDIAFAGGAWKWIGFTPNNHFSRLIAVEANKACRANDIKEVIVTGWGDNGGETAQLSILPSLQIWAELSYRNDLDRLSAHFKTNTGLSVEEFMQIDLANLLPDLPDNLSGINPNRYVFYQDVLCPILDRHMTPEQDKPHFAQAAEILSDIKEKAGNYAYLFETQAQLNQILSSKVDVGRRIRQAYQVNDKESLREIARQELPKLRSEIENFHALFSHQWLKENKVFGLDTVDIRMGGLLQRIKRAESRIEAYLAGQIDCIDELEVEILPFTDFYADKDFAATTANQWHTIATASTIYTT from the coding sequence ATGGTAAGATTTACAGGACTTAGTCCCAAACAAACTCAGGCAATCGACTTGCTAACAAAGCATATCTCTTTACCAGATGTGGAAGTTGCAGTCGCTCAGTCTGACCAAGCCTCTATCTCTATCAAGGGTGAGGTAGGACACTATCAACTAACCTATCGCAAACCTCACCAACTCTATCGCGCCTTGTCCTTATTGGCAACAGCTCTGGAAGAAGGGGGTAAGGTCGAGATTGAGGAGCAGGCAGCTTATGAAGATTTGGCCTATATGGCAGACTGTTCTCGAAATGCAGTTTTGAATGTCGCTTCTGCCAAGCAGATGATTGAGGTTTTGGCACTCATGGGCTACTCAACATTTGAGCTTTACATGGAAGACACCTACCAGATTGAGGGGCGGCCTTATTTTGGTTACTTCCGTGGGGCTTATTCAGCTGAAGAGTTACAGGAAATCGAAGCCTACGCTCAGCAGTTTGACATGACCTTTGTGCCCTGCATTCAGACCTTGGCCCACTTGTCGGCCTTTGTCAAATGGGGTGTCAAGGAAGTGCAGGAACTTCGTGATGTAGAGGACATTCTCCTCATTGGAGAAGAAAAGGTTTATGACCTGATTGATGGCATGTTTGCCACTCTATCTAAACTGCAGACTCGCAAGGTCAATATCGGGATGGACGAAGCCCATTTGGTTGGTTTGGGGCGCTACCTCATTTTGAACGGTGTTGTGGACCGTAGTCTCCTCATGTGCCAACACTTGGAGCGCGTATTAGATATTGCTGACAAGTATGGTTTCCATTGTCAGATGTGGAGTGATATGTTCTTCAAACTCATGTCAGCGGATGGCCAGTACGATCGTGACGTGGAAATTCCAGAGGAAACGCGTGTCTACCTCGACCGACTTAAAGATCGTGTAACCTTGGTTTACTGGGATTATTATCAGGACAGCGAGGAAAAATACAACCGCAATTTCCGCAATCACCACAAGATTAGCCAAGATATTGCCTTTGCAGGTGGTGCTTGGAAGTGGATCGGTTTTACGCCCAACAACCATTTCAGCCGTCTCATCGCTGTAGAAGCCAACAAAGCCTGCCGCGCCAATGATATCAAAGAAGTGATTGTGACGGGTTGGGGGGACAATGGTGGAGAAACTGCTCAGCTCTCTATTCTACCAAGTCTGCAAATCTGGGCAGAACTCAGCTACCGCAATGACCTAGACCGTTTGTCTGCTCACTTCAAGACCAATACAGGTCTATCAGTTGAGGAATTCATGCAGATCGACCTAGCCAACCTCTTGCCAGACCTGCCAGATAATCTCAGTGGTATCAATCCCAACCGCTATGTCTTTTATCAGGATGTTCTCTGTCCGATTCTTGACAGACACATGACACCTGAACAGGACAAACCACACTTCGCTCAGGCAGCTGAGATTCTCTCTGACATTAAAGAAAAAGCTGGGAACTATGCTTATCTCTTTGAAACTCAGGCCCAGTTGAACCAGATTTTAAGCAGTAAAGTGGATGTGGGACGACGCATTCGTCAGGCCTACCAAGTAAACGATAAAGAAAGTCTGAGAGAAATCGCAAGACAAGAATTACCAAAACTTAGAAGCGAGATTGAAAACTTCCATGCCCTCTTTAGCCACCAATGGTTGAAAGAAAACAAGGTCTTTGGTTTGGATACAGTCGATATCCGTATGGGCGGACTCTTGCAACGTATCAAACGAGCAGAAAGCCGTATAGAGGCTTATCTGGCAGGGCAGATTGACTGCATCGACGAGCTAGAAGTTGAAATCCTACCATTTACTGACTTCTACGCAGACAAGGACTTTGCAGCCACAACAGCCAACCAGTGGCATACCATTGCGACAGCTTCAACGATTTATACGACTTAA
- a CDS encoding ABC transporter substrate-binding protein has protein sequence MKNWKKYAFASASVVALAAGLAACGNLTGNNKKAADTTSGEKPVIKMYQIGDKPDNLDELLENANKIIEEKVGAKLDIQYLGWGDYDKKMSVITSSGENYDIAFASNYVVNAQKGAYADLTELYKKEGAELYKALDPAYIKGNTVNGKIYAVPVAANVASSQNFAFNGTLLAKYGIDISGVTSYETLEPVLKQIKEKAPDVVPFAVTKNFIPSDNFDYPVPNGLPFVIDLEGDTTKIVNRYEVPRFKEHLKTLHKFYEEGYIPKDVATSDTSFDLQQDTWFVREETVGPADYGNSLLSRVANKDIQIKPITNFIKKNQTTQVANFVISNNSKNKEKSMEVLNLLNTNPELLNGLVYGPEGKNWEKIQGKENRVRVLDGYKGNTHMGGWNTGNNWILYINENVTDQQIEDSKKQLAEAKESPALGFIFNTDNVKSEISAISNTMQQFDTAINTGTVDPDKAIPELMEKLKSEGAYEKVLNEMQKQYDEFLKNKKS, from the coding sequence ATGAAAAACTGGAAAAAATATGCTTTTGCATCTGCTAGCGTAGTCGCTTTGGCTGCTGGTCTTGCTGCTTGTGGAAACCTTACAGGTAACAACAAAAAAGCTGCAGATACTACTTCAGGTGAAAAACCTGTAATCAAAATGTACCAAATCGGTGACAAACCAGATAACTTGGATGAATTGCTAGAAAATGCAAACAAAATCATCGAAGAAAAAGTCGGTGCTAAATTGGATATCCAATACCTTGGATGGGGTGACTATGATAAGAAAATGTCTGTTATCACATCATCTGGTGAAAACTATGATATCGCATTTGCGTCTAACTATGTCGTAAATGCTCAAAAAGGTGCTTATGCTGACTTGACTGAATTGTATAAAAAAGAAGGAGCAGAGCTTTACAAAGCACTTGACCCAGCTTACATCAAAGGGAACACTGTAAACGGTAAGATCTATGCAGTACCAGTTGCAGCTAACGTTGCATCATCTCAAAACTTTGCCTTCAACGGAACTCTTCTTGCTAAATACGGTATCGATATTTCAGGTGTAACTTCATACGAAACACTTGAGCCAGTCTTGAAACAAATCAAAGAAAAAGCTCCAGATGTAGTACCATTTGCGGTTACGAAGAACTTTATCCCATCTGATAACTTTGACTACCCAGTACCAAATGGACTTCCATTTGTTATCGACCTTGAAGGAGACACTACTAAGATTGTAAACCGTTACGAAGTACCTCGTTTCAAAGAACACTTGAAGACTCTTCACAAATTCTATGAAGAAGGATACATTCCAAAAGACGTAGCAACCAGCGACACTTCATTTGACCTTCAACAAGATACTTGGTTCGTTCGTGAAGAAACAGTAGGACCAGCTGACTATGGTAACAGCTTGCTCTCACGTGTTGCTAACAAAGATATCCAAATCAAACCAATCACTAACTTTATCAAGAAAAACCAAACAACACAAGTTGCTAACTTTGTCATTTCAAACAACTCTAAGAACAAAGAAAAATCAATGGAAGTGTTGAACCTCTTGAACACGAACCCAGAACTCTTGAACGGTCTTGTTTACGGTCCAGAAGGCAAGAACTGGGAAAAAATTCAAGGTAAAGAAAACCGTGTACGCGTCCTTGATGGCTACAAAGGAAATACTCACATGGGTGGATGGAACACTGGTAACAACTGGATTCTTTACATCAACGAAAACGTTACAGACCAACAAATCGAAGATTCTAAGAAACAATTGGCAGAAGCTAAAGAATCTCCAGCACTTGGATTCATCTTTAACACTGACAATGTGAAATCTGAAATCTCAGCAATTTCTAACACAATGCAACAATTTGATACAGCTATCAACACTGGTACTGTAGACCCAGATAAAGCTATTCCAGAATTGATGGAAAAATTGAAATCTGAAGGTGCCTACGAAAAAGTATTGAACGAAATGCAAAAACAATACGACGAATTCTTGAAAAACAAAAAATCATAA
- a CDS encoding bacteriocin immunity protein, whose protein sequence is MTPLKWFAGGSERRCEAMTIIDHLLEDIKAAPQLTPLKNQLVIYQKRLEDDGISTPFILSQMNIDISRVLIENKLGLSESQAKQVKKLRELSAIRYGY, encoded by the coding sequence ATGACACCATTAAAATGGTTTGCTGGAGGAAGTGAAAGACGTTGTGAAGCCATGACGATCATTGATCATCTATTGGAAGATATAAAGGCTGCGCCTCAACTTACTCCCTTGAAAAATCAGTTAGTGATTTATCAAAAACGATTAGAGGATGATGGAATCTCTACTCCATTTATTCTGAGCCAAATGAACATTGACATCTCACGTGTGTTGATTGAAAATAAGCTGGGTTTGTCAGAAAGTCAAGCTAAGCAAGTCAAAAAATTGAGAGAATTATCTGCGATTCGGTATGGTTACTGA
- a CDS encoding rhodanese-related sulfurtransferase, with translation MAKDIRVLLYYLYTPIENAEQFAADHLAFCKSIGLKGRILVADEGINGTVSGDYETTQKYMDYVHSLPGMEDLWFKIDEENEQAFKKMFVRYKKEIVHLGLEDNDFDNDINPLETTGAYLSPKEFKEALLDEDTVVLDTRNDYEYDLGHFRGAIRPDIRNFRELPQWVRDNKEKFMDKRVVVYCTGGVRCEKFSGWMVREGYKDVGQLHGGIATYGKDPEVQGELWDGKMYVFDERIAVDVNHVNPTIVGKDWFDGTPCERYVNCGNPFCNRRILTSEENEDKYLRGCSHECRVHPRNRYVAENELTQAEVVERLAAIGESLETVVAQ, from the coding sequence ATGGCAAAAGATATTCGTGTCTTACTTTACTACCTCTATACTCCAATTGAAAATGCAGAGCAATTTGCGGCAGATCACTTGGCTTTCTGTAAATCAATCGGTCTCAAAGGCCGTATCCTAGTCGCTGACGAGGGGATTAACGGGACTGTTTCAGGTGATTACGAAACAACTCAAAAATACATGGACTACGTTCACAGCCTCCCAGGAATGGAAGACCTCTGGTTCAAGATTGACGAAGAAAATGAACAAGCCTTCAAGAAGATGTTTGTTCGCTACAAGAAAGAAATTGTCCACCTTGGTTTGGAAGACAACGATTTTGACAACGACATCAACCCACTTGAAACGACGGGTGCTTACTTGTCTCCAAAAGAGTTCAAAGAGGCCCTTCTTGACGAAGATACAGTGGTCCTTGACACACGTAACGATTATGAGTACGACCTAGGACACTTCCGTGGGGCTATCCGCCCAGACATCCGCAACTTCCGTGAGTTGCCACAATGGGTTCGTGACAACAAGGAAAAATTCATGGACAAGCGTGTCGTGGTTTACTGTACAGGTGGGGTTCGCTGTGAGAAATTCTCAGGCTGGATGGTCCGTGAAGGCTACAAAGATGTTGGTCAATTGCACGGAGGAATCGCAACTTACGGTAAAGACCCAGAAGTTCAAGGCGAGCTTTGGGATGGGAAAATGTACGTCTTTGACGAGCGTATCGCCGTCGATGTCAACCATGTTAACCCAACCATCGTAGGGAAAGACTGGTTTGATGGAACACCATGTGAACGTTATGTCAACTGTGGCAATCCCTTCTGTAACCGTCGTATCTTGACATCAGAAGAAAATGAAGACAAGTACCTTCGTGGATGCTCACACGAGTGCCGTGTTCACCCACGAAACCGCTATGTTGCTGAAAATGAATTGACACAAGCAGAAGTGGTGGAGCGCTTAGCTGCTATCGGTGAAAGCTTGGAAACAGTGGTAGCTCAGTAA
- a CDS encoding sugar ABC transporter permease, which translates to MKKFSKTLRDNWIFLLMVLPGALWLILFFYIPVFGNVVAFKDYHMTSNGFIDSIVNSKWVGLDNFRFLFSSKDAFIITRNTVLYNLGFIFIGLIVSVGIAIILSELRSKRMVKIFQTSMLFPYFLSWVIISFFTDAFLNIDKGVFNHFLTSIGMKEVNFYADLGIWPYLLLFLGIWKGFGYSSVMYYATIMGIDPTYYEAATVDGASKWQRIRNVTIPQLIPLVTVLTILAVGNIFRADFGLFYQIPHNAGQLYNVTNVLDVYVFNGLTQTADIGMASAAGLYQSVVGLILVILSNLLARRVDPNSALF; encoded by the coding sequence ATGAAAAAGTTTTCAAAGACCTTGAGAGATAACTGGATCTTTCTCTTGATGGTTTTACCAGGGGCACTCTGGTTGATTCTATTCTTTTACATTCCAGTATTTGGGAATGTGGTCGCCTTTAAAGACTACCATATGACCAGTAATGGTTTCATAGATAGTATTGTGAATAGTAAATGGGTCGGGTTAGATAATTTCAGATTCTTGTTTAGTTCAAAAGATGCCTTTATCATCACTCGAAATACCGTTCTCTACAATCTTGGCTTTATCTTTATCGGTTTGATTGTATCAGTAGGGATTGCCATCATCCTCAGCGAGCTCCGCTCTAAGAGAATGGTTAAGATTTTCCAAACGTCTATGTTGTTCCCTTACTTCCTGTCATGGGTTATCATCAGTTTCTTTACAGATGCCTTCCTAAACATTGACAAAGGGGTCTTCAACCATTTCCTAACATCCATTGGCATGAAGGAAGTCAACTTCTACGCTGACTTAGGCATTTGGCCATACCTTCTCCTTTTCCTAGGTATTTGGAAAGGCTTTGGATATAGCAGTGTCATGTACTATGCGACGATCATGGGAATTGACCCAACCTACTACGAAGCAGCAACAGTGGACGGGGCTAGCAAGTGGCAACGTATTCGCAACGTAACCATTCCTCAGTTGATTCCGCTTGTAACAGTCTTGACCATCCTTGCAGTCGGAAATATCTTCCGTGCAGACTTTGGTCTCTTCTATCAAATCCCACACAATGCTGGTCAGCTTTACAATGTAACCAACGTTTTGGATGTATATGTCTTTAATGGTTTGACTCAGACAGCAGATATCGGTATGGCTTCAGCAGCCGGTCTTTACCAATCCGTAGTCGGTTTGATTCTGGTTATCCTATCAAACTTGCTTGCAAGACGAGTTGATCCAAACTCAGCTTTGTTCTAG
- a CDS encoding carbohydrate ABC transporter permease — translation MAEKKIKKEKIDNVGIHSFSKKADIFFSIISGLIALSCILPFIFVIIISVTDEKSILQYGYSFFPSKFGVDGFQFLAQFKDKILQALFISVFVTVVGTVTNVFITTTYAYAISRTTFKYRRFFTIFALLSMLFNAGLVPGYIVVTRLLQLGDTVWALIVPMLLSPFNIILMRSFFKKTIPEAILESARIDGASEARIFFQICLPLSLPGIATITLLTALGFWNDWFNALLYIKSDNLYPLQYLLMQIQQNMDYIAKAVGLSGQLGVALPKETGRMAMVVVATLPIAILYPFFQRYFVKGLTIGGVKE, via the coding sequence ATGGCAGAAAAGAAAATTAAAAAAGAAAAAATCGATAATGTCGGCATTCACTCCTTCAGTAAGAAAGCAGATATCTTCTTTAGTATTATCTCTGGTTTGATCGCTCTTTCTTGTATCTTACCCTTTATCTTCGTTATCATCATTTCGGTGACAGACGAAAAGAGCATCCTCCAGTATGGATATAGCTTTTTCCCTTCGAAGTTTGGTGTAGATGGATTCCAGTTCCTAGCTCAGTTTAAAGATAAGATCCTCCAAGCGCTCTTTATCTCAGTTTTTGTAACTGTAGTCGGAACAGTGACCAACGTCTTCATCACAACCACTTATGCCTACGCCATCTCACGGACAACCTTTAAGTACCGCAGATTCTTTACGATTTTCGCTCTTCTTAGTATGTTGTTCAATGCTGGTTTGGTACCAGGCTATATCGTGGTCACTCGCCTGCTTCAACTTGGTGATACCGTTTGGGCCTTGATTGTTCCAATGCTTCTCTCACCATTCAACATCATCTTGATGCGTTCCTTCTTCAAGAAGACCATTCCAGAAGCCATTCTCGAATCTGCTCGTATCGATGGTGCCAGTGAAGCTCGGATCTTCTTCCAGATTTGTTTGCCATTGTCACTTCCAGGTATCGCAACCATCACGCTTTTGACAGCTCTTGGTTTCTGGAACGACTGGTTCAACGCCCTTCTTTACATCAAGAGTGACAACTTGTATCCATTGCAATATTTGCTTATGCAAATCCAGCAAAATATGGACTACATTGCAAAAGCAGTCGGCCTATCTGGCCAACTGGGAGTTGCTCTACCAAAAGAAACAGGTCGTATGGCCATGGTTGTGGTTGCAACCCTTCCAATCGCGATTCTGTATCCATTCTTCCAACGCTACTTTGTTAAAGGTTTGACGATCGGTGGTGTGAAAGAATAG
- a CDS encoding alpha-mannosidase gives MENVVVHIISHSHWDREWYLPFESHRMQLVELFDNLFELFENDPEFKSFHLDGQTIVLDDYLEIRPENRDKVQGYIDQGKLKIGPFYILQDDYLISSEANVRNTLIGQAECAKWGKSTQIGYFPDTFGNMGQAPQILQKSGIHVAAFGRGVKPIGFDNQVLEDEQFTSQFSEMYWQGADGSRVLGILFANWYSNGNEIPVDKDEALAFWKQKLSDVRDYASTNQWLMMNGCDHQPVQRNLSEAIRVANELFPDVTFVHSSFDDYIHAVESALPEQLSTVTGELTSQETDGWYTLANTSSSRIYLKQAFQKNSNLLEQVVEPLTVITGGHNHKDQLTYAWKVLLQNAPHDSICGCSVDEVHREMETRFAKVNQVGNFVKTNLLNEWKGKIATQEAQNDHLFTVINTGLHDKVDTVSTVIDVATCDFKELHPTEGYKKMAALTLPNYRVEDLEGHAVEAKIEDLGANFEYDLPKDKFRQARIARQVRVTVPVHLAPLSWTTFQLLEGEQEHRDGIYQNGVIDTPFVTVSVDENITVYDKTTHEAYEDVVRFEDRGDIGNEYIYFQPKGTEPIYAELKGYEVLENTARFAKILLKHELTIPVSADEKLDAEQRGIIEFMTREAGRSEELTSILLETEMTVFVDNPQIRFKTRFTNTAKDHRIRLLVKTHNTRPSNDSESIYEVVTRPNKPAASWENPENPQHQQAFVSLYDDEKGVTVANKGLHEYEILGDDTIAVTILRASGELGDWGYFPTPEAQCLREFEVEFALECHQAGERFSAFRRAKAFQTPFTSLQVAKQEGSVAATGSLLSHAALSLPQVCPTAFKVAENEEGYVFRYYNMSQENVRISEHQQTILDLLERPYPVHSGLLAPQEIRTELIKKEDI, from the coding sequence ATGGAAAATGTTGTTGTACATATTATCTCACATAGTCACTGGGATCGTGAGTGGTACTTGCCTTTTGAAAGCCACCGTATGCAGTTGGTGGAATTATTTGACAATCTCTTTGAGCTCTTTGAAAATGACCCTGAGTTCAAGAGTTTCCACTTAGATGGACAAACCATTGTCCTCGATGACTATTTGGAAATTCGTCCTGAAAATCGCGATAAGGTTCAAGGTTACATCGACCAAGGCAAACTTAAAATTGGTCCCTTTTACATCTTGCAGGATGACTACTTGATTTCTAGCGAAGCCAACGTCCGCAATACCTTGATTGGTCAAGCAGAATGTGCAAAATGGGGCAAATCCACTCAGATTGGTTACTTCCCAGATACCTTTGGAAATATGGGACAAGCTCCCCAAATCCTTCAAAAATCAGGCATTCACGTGGCAGCCTTTGGCCGTGGTGTGAAGCCGATTGGATTTGACAACCAAGTTCTCGAAGATGAGCAGTTTACTTCCCAGTTTTCAGAAATGTACTGGCAGGGCGCGGACGGAAGTCGTGTTCTCGGTATCCTCTTTGCCAACTGGTATAGTAATGGGAATGAAATCCCAGTTGATAAGGACGAAGCCTTGGCCTTTTGGAAACAAAAATTGTCAGACGTGCGTGACTATGCTTCGACCAACCAATGGTTGATGATGAACGGATGTGATCACCAGCCTGTACAGCGAAATCTGAGTGAAGCCATTCGTGTGGCAAATGAACTCTTCCCAGATGTGACCTTTGTGCATAGTTCATTTGACGACTATATCCACGCAGTAGAAAGTGCTCTGCCGGAGCAACTATCTACGGTTACAGGTGAGTTGACCAGTCAAGAAACAGATGGCTGGTACACACTTGCCAATACTTCTTCATCCCGTATTTACCTTAAACAAGCTTTCCAAAAAAACAGTAACTTGCTAGAACAAGTGGTGGAACCATTGACGGTCATCACTGGCGGCCACAACCACAAGGACCAGTTGACCTATGCTTGGAAAGTCCTTCTACAAAATGCACCCCATGATAGTATCTGTGGCTGTAGTGTGGACGAGGTTCACCGTGAGATGGAGACACGTTTTGCTAAGGTCAATCAAGTCGGAAACTTTGTGAAAACTAACCTTCTCAACGAGTGGAAGGGTAAAATTGCAACTCAGGAAGCTCAAAACGACCATCTCTTTACGGTTATCAATACAGGCTTGCATGACAAGGTTGATACTGTCAGCACAGTGATTGATGTGGCGACTTGTGATTTCAAAGAATTGCACCCAACAGAAGGCTATAAGAAGATGGCAGCCTTGACCTTGCCAAACTACCGTGTCGAAGACTTGGAAGGACATGCTGTAGAAGCGAAAATCGAAGATTTGGGAGCTAATTTTGAGTATGATTTACCAAAAGACAAGTTCCGTCAGGCTCGTATCGCTCGACAAGTGCGCGTGACAGTGCCGGTTCATCTGGCACCACTTTCTTGGACAACCTTCCAATTGCTTGAAGGAGAACAAGAACACCGTGACGGTATTTACCAAAATGGAGTGATTGATACGCCATTTGTAACGGTAAGTGTGGATGAAAACATCACAGTCTACGACAAGACAACTCATGAAGCTTATGAAGATGTTGTTCGCTTTGAAGACCGTGGTGACATCGGAAATGAGTACATCTACTTCCAACCAAAAGGAACAGAACCTATCTACGCCGAGCTGAAAGGCTATGAAGTTTTGGAAAATACAGCTCGTTTTGCCAAGATTTTGCTCAAGCATGAATTGACAATTCCAGTAAGTGCAGACGAAAAATTGGATGCAGAACAAAGAGGCATCATCGAGTTTATGACGCGTGAAGCTGGGCGCTCAGAAGAATTGACAAGCATTCTTCTTGAAACAGAGATGACCGTCTTTGTTGACAATCCACAAATTCGTTTCAAGACTCGCTTTACTAACACAGCCAAGGACCACCGTATCCGTCTCTTGGTTAAGACTCATAACACTCGTCCAAGCAATGACTCTGAAAGTATCTATGAGGTGGTGACAAGACCAAACAAACCAGCTGCTTCTTGGGAAAATCCTGAAAATCCACAACACCAACAAGCCTTTGTCAGCCTTTATGATGATGAAAAAGGGGTGACGGTGGCTAATAAAGGACTGCACGAGTATGAAATCCTTGGAGATGACACTATTGCAGTGACCATTCTTCGTGCCTCAGGTGAGTTAGGAGACTGGGGTTACTTCCCAACACCAGAGGCTCAGTGCTTGCGCGAGTTTGAAGTCGAGTTTGCTCTGGAATGCCACCAAGCAGGGGAACGCTTCTCAGCTTTCCGTCGTGCCAAAGCCTTTCAAACACCATTCACTAGTCTTCAGGTCGCTAAACAAGAAGGAAGTGTGGCAGCGACTGGCAGCCTCTTGAGCCATGCGGCGCTCAGCTTACCACAAGTCTGCCCGACAGCCTTTAAGGTAGCTGAAAATGAAGAAGGATATGTTTTCCGTTACTACAATATGAGCCAAGAAAATGTGCGCATATCTGAACACCAACAAACCATTCTTGACTTACTTGAGCGACCATATCCAGTTCATTCAGGACTCTTAGCACCACAAGAAATTCGCACAGAATTGATCAAAAAAGAAGACATTTAA
- a CDS encoding ROK family protein, translating into MTIATIDIGGTGIKFASLTPDGKILDKTSIPTPESLEDLLAWLDQRLSEQDYSGIAMSVPGAVNQETGVIEGISAVPYIHGFSWYEAFAHHQLPVHLENDANCVGLSELLAHPEIENAACVVIGTGIGGAMIINGKLHRGRHGLGGEFGYMTTIAPAEKLNNWSLLASTGNMVRYVIEKSGQTDWDGRKIYQEAAAGNALCQEAILRMNRNLAQGLLNIQYLIDPDVISLGGSISQNPDFIQGVRKAVDNFVETYEEYTVAPVIQACTYHADANLYGALVNWLQEENQW; encoded by the coding sequence ATGACCATTGCAACGATTGATATCGGAGGGACTGGGATTAAGTTTGCCAGTCTGACTCCTGATGGGAAAATATTGGATAAGACAAGCATCCCAACTCCAGAAAGTTTGGAGGATCTACTAGCTTGGCTAGACCAACGCTTGTCAGAACAAGATTATAGTGGGATCGCCATGAGTGTTCCAGGCGCGGTCAATCAAGAAACAGGTGTGATTGAGGGAATCAGTGCCGTGCCTTATATTCATGGCTTTTCTTGGTATGAAGCTTTTGCTCATCATCAACTCCCTGTCCATCTAGAAAATGACGCCAACTGTGTTGGACTTAGTGAACTGCTGGCTCACCCAGAGATTGAAAATGCAGCCTGTGTCGTTATTGGGACAGGAATTGGCGGAGCTATGATTATCAATGGAAAACTTCACCGAGGTCGTCATGGCTTGGGAGGAGAGTTTGGCTATATGACAACCATTGCACCTGCTGAAAAACTCAACAACTGGTCGCTACTAGCCTCTACAGGAAACATGGTTCGCTACGTAATTGAAAAATCTGGTCAGACTGACTGGGATGGTCGCAAGATTTACCAAGAGGCCGCAGCAGGCAATGCTCTCTGTCAAGAAGCTATTTTGCGCATGAACCGCAATCTGGCGCAAGGTTTGCTCAATATTCAGTATCTGATTGATCCAGATGTCATTAGTCTGGGTGGCTCTATCAGCCAAAACCCTGATTTTATCCAAGGCGTCAGGAAGGCTGTCGATAACTTTGTCGAGACCTACGAAGAATACACGGTCGCACCAGTTATCCAGGCCTGCACCTATCACGCAGATGCCAATCTCTACGGTGCCCTTGTCAACTGGCTACAGGAGGAAAATCAATGGTAA